The Sinomicrobium kalidii region AAAGTAACCCAGTGCATATTGATCAAGTAGCTGGGGTTTTATGTATTTACCGCTTGGCGCCCAGACGTCGAGAGGAGTGGGCGAGCTGGTATTGGAAATGAGGTGCAGGTACTGGGCCATTCGGTTATAACTGGCCTTCAGGGCAGTGTTGTCACTCAATTTCAAAGAGAGCGAAGCCCGCGGTTCCAGGTTGGTGAAAGTTTTGATAAGTTTGGTCCTGGATTTGGTTTGCGAGCCTGTCGGAGTGGCTTTTTCATAAATACCAATGTCTTCATTGAAGATGACAGGATTATTGTTTTCATAAAGATTGAGGTTTTTCTGCCCCAGTCTGTAAAAACTGCTGATTCTAAGGCCGTATTGTAATTTCAGTCGTTCTGAAAACGAATGTTCTACATCGAGATAAGCGGCGCTTTCGAGGGCGTATTTGTTATCCAGCTTCCGATAGTTTGCTCCGGAATTTTCTCCGGTGGGGGTAACTTCCCCGGGATTGAATTTGTAGTACGCACCATTAATTCCGTAGCGGAGCTTTAAATCCTGGTTGATATAATGTTTAAAATCGTATTTGAGATTAAAATTCTGTATGCCCGAATCCCAGTTGAACTGAACAAAGTCCAGGCGCAATCCGTAGTAATAATCACTGTAAATAAAGGAAAGGTTGGAAAATAACTTGTCTGAAAAAAGGTGGTTCCACCGGAAATTAAGGATGGAATTGCCATAGGTGTTCTTAAAACTGTTCCGGATACTGATCACATCCCTTCCGAAATAACCGGAGAGAAGAATACTGTTGTTTTCATTAAAACGATAACTGAGTTTGGTATTCAGGTCGTAGAAATATGCGGCATTCTCATTATCCGTAAATTTCAGAAAAAGATGTGCATACGAACTTCTGCCGGCAAAGAGGAACGAACCCTTGTCCTTTACAATAGGGCCTTCGGCGAGCAATTTGCTGGAAAGCACCCCTATTCCCCCGTTCATATGGAAGTTGTTACTGTTTCCGTCCTTCTGAAAGATTTCGAGGACCGAAGAGACCCTTCCTCCATAGCGTGACGGGATACCGCCCTTGTACAATTTAATATCTTTTATGGCGTCCGGGTTAAACACGGAGAAAAAACCGTAAAGGTGCGAGGAATTGTAAATTGTGGCTTCGTCCAGTAAAATCAGGTTTTGGTCTGCAGCACCACCCCGGACATTGAACCCCGATGCCGCTTCACCTGCATTGGTTACGCCGGGGAGTAGGAGGATGGATTTAAGGATATCGGTTTCCCCGAGGATAACCGGCATTTTTTTGATGGTATTTATAGAGAGTTCATTAACGCTCATTTGCGGAGAACTGATGTTTTCCTGGCCGGAATATTCCGTTACAACTACTTCATCGAGCTGTTGGGAACCTTCGGTTAACCGGAAATTGAGCCGCATATCGGAATGCAGTTCGATCTCTCGTGTAATGGTTATAAATCCCAGGTAGCTGACCTGAATAATGTGCTTTCCTTCGGGAAGTATGAGCGAATAAAAACCGTATTCGTTGGTAGATACACCTTCGTTTAATTGCGGCGCTATGATATTTACACCGATAAGACTTTCGTTACTTCTCTTATCGGTAACAATACCACTGATGGTGTATTTTTCCTGGGCAAAGGAAAAATTACAAAGCAGGAATAAAGTAAAAAGTAAACTTTTCTTTATAGGGTTCATGGGGTTTTTTTGATAAATATAAAACTATCCAAGGGCAAAAATATTGTGGAAATATAAAATTTAACAAGGGGATAATACTGTAATATCCCCTTTAACTACCGCTGAAATACTAATGATCCGGGAAATTTTACCCCTGCAGACCGGTATGCCTCCGGTTTTGGACACAGGGAGATTACGGTTGAAAGAAATGCCGTTAATTATGAATAGCATCTTTGTGCTTTCCACCCAGATAAGGACACTCTTTCAGTTTCTGCATGCTCTCAAAAGGAATTTTCACCTTGTTGTATTGGTAAGTGGCTGCAAGTGTTTGTGTAAGATTCCGGTCGCCAATGCTCACATCCACATCGTCCATGGTAAACTGACAGGGGTGTTCATATCCGCAGGCATGGGTAACTTCCAGGAATTCTTTCCTGAAGGTTTTGAAATACTGCTCTAAACGGTCAGATTTGAGCGGGATGTTTATACCGCTTTGCAGCCATTTGTTTTGCGTAGCCACTCCACTGGGGCAACGGTTGGTATGGCAGGATTGCGCCTGTATACAGCCAATGCTCATCATGGCTTCCCTGGCAACGTTGATACAGTCGGCCCCCATGGCAAAAGCCATAGCGGCTTTTGCAGGAAATCCCAGTTTTCCGCTGGCCACAAATACAATACGATCGGCAATGTCCTGTTCTTTGAATATACTGTACACATCGCTGAAGGCATATATCCAGGGCAGGGAAACATGGTCGGCAAAACTGGGAGGTGCGGCCCCTGTTCCTCCTTCGCCACCGTCTATGGTAATAAAGTCGGGTCCCTTCCCGGTTTTTTTCATAAGCGCAACCAGTTCGCGCCATTGATCGAGTTTTCCTATAGCTGCTTTTATACCTACGGGAAGTCCCGTTTCTTCGGCAATTTTCTCCACAAAATCGATGAGTTCCTGTATGGACGAAAAGGCGCTGTGATTTACCGGAGAAAGCACATCTTTTCCCATTTCCACATGACGAATATCGGCTATTTGCCGGGTTATCTTTTTTGCCGGAAGTACGCCTCCCTTACCGGGCTTTGCACCTTGCGAGAGTTTTATCTCTATGGCCCTGACAAACGGATTTTCCTCTATAAGCTTTTTTAATTTTTCCATGGAAAAATTGCCGTCCTTGTCCCGGATACCGAAATATGCCGTTCCGAACTGGAACACCACATCAGCTCCTTTGGAATGGTAGGGGGAGAGCCCGCCTTCGCCTGTATTGTGATACGCTCCCGCCTTCATTGCGCCGAGGTTCATGGACTCCACGGCCTTGGCGGAGAGCGACCCGAAGCTCATTGCCGAAATATTGATTACCGATCCCGGCCGGAAAGGTTTTCTCCGCTGCCGGAATTCTCCCATAACCTTGGCACAGGGCAAAAAATATTTGTCGGTATAGTTTGGATGTCCTTCAGTTACCTTAAACGGGAGCAGGGCATTGTTTACGAAAATGTATTGATGAGAGTAGATGTCCTGGTCAGTTCCGAAACCCTCATAGTTGTTTTCCTTTTTTGCCGATGCATATATCCATCCCCGTTCTATACGATTGAAAGGCAGTTCTTCCCGGTTATTGGCCACGAGGTACTGGCGGAGTTCCGGGCCGATACTTTCCAGAAAATAGCGGAGATGGCCTACGATCGGGAAATTATGGCTTATGGTATGCGCCTTCTGAACAAAGATATCGCGAAGAGCAATCAATACGAGGGCAATAAGTACCCAGCCCCACCAGGGGATGTTTCCGAGAAATAATGGTAAGCTATTCATAAGCAAAATAAATTTCAGGGTTCCTCGTCCGGTTACATCATTTCACTATGCAGCCGGACGGAGCTTCTTTTATCATTTTATGTTCCCAAATAATCAAAGACAATTTGCGTAAAGGCTTTAACTCCCAGTAGCATACCGCTTTCATCAATATAAAAATCGGGTGTATGGTGCTGGGTAGGTGCCTTGTCCAGCGGTTTTCCTCCCAGGAAGAAATAGAATCCGGGAATTTTTTCCTGGAAAAAGGAAAAATCCTCGGCGCCCGTTACGGCCTTGGTCAATATCACATTTTCTTCTCCTGCGACTTCCTGGAGGGAAGGCAGGGTTTTTGCGGTGAGTCCGGGGTCGTTATAGGTAACCGGCAAGCCTTTATCAATGTTTATGGTTGCTTCTGCTTTATACGCTTTAGCAATGGTAGTCACCATCTCTTCCATTCGGCGGTTGAGCAGTTTTTGCATGTCGTAATCCAGGGTTCTGATTGTTCCCAGCATTTCTGCGGTTTCCGGGATGATGTTGTGCCGTACGCCGCTTGATATTTTTCCGACGGTTATTACGGCGGCCTCATTGGTCAATTCCATTTCCCGGCTGATGATGGATTGGAGTCCGTCTATTATTTTTGCCGACACGAGTATGGGGTCTACCCCGGTCCAGGGAGCAGAACCGTGTGATTGTTCCCCCTTTACATGAATTTCAAACTCCTGCGCGGCCGCCATTGTTCCTCCGGGTTTGTACATTATTTTTCCCACATCTATGAGCGAACTGATATGCAGTCCGAATATGGCCTCAACATCCGGGTTTTTCAATACCCCTTCCTTTACCATCAGGTCTGCACCACCTTCTTCTCCGGGAGGCGGCCCTTCTTCAGCCGGCTGAAAAATGAATTTCACGGTTCCTGCAAAGTCGTTGTTCTCGGCAAGGACCTCAGCAACACCCATGAGTATGGCAGTATGTGTGTCGTGTCCGCAGGCATGCATTACACCTGTTTCCTCGCCCAGATATTCTGTTTGTACGGTAGATTTAAACGGTACATCCACTCTTTCGGTAACGGGAAGGGCATCGATATCGGCCCGGAGCGCTATGACTTTTCCGGGTTTTTTTCCTTTGAGAATGCCCACAACACCGGTTTTGGCCACTTCTGTCTGCACCTCCATCCCGAGGCCTTTCAGGTGTTCCGCTATTTTTTTTGCAGTATTGAACTCCCGGTTTGAGAGTTCCGGGTTTTGGTGGAAGTGCCTGCGCCACTCTATAATTTTCGGTTCTATGTTTTCAATATCTTTTTGAAGTTTGGATTGTGCGAAACCGGTAATACAACAGCAAAACAGGAGCAGGGAAAAGCGTTTTTTCATAATTATTTGAGTTAGTACAGTTGTTATATGAGTTAAAGATATAAATTTTACAATGAATTCGAACACACGAATAACAGGATTCGGAGGTGATGAATAAAAACAGCAACCTTTGTTTACAGTGAGCATTTATTCTTGACCGATAACGGGAAATAAGGATATATCAGACAGAGGTATGTGTTCCGTAAAATTTGCCGTGAAACAATTTTATGTAAATTTGGAATAAATATTCCTTTTTGATGAAAGATGCCTTGCACAATATATACCGTAATCAATCGCTGATCTATAAGACTTTTCTGTTTCTCTGTGCTACGGCAATGGTGGTTTACCTGTTTCCCAAGGCCGGGAAATTCAAGTATGAATTTCAAAAGGGAAAAACGTGGCAGTATGAAAACCTTTATGCGCCTTTTGATTTTCCCATACAAAAAACCGAAGAGGAGATCGAAAGTGAGCGGGAAGAAGTCCGTGCCAATTTTGTGCCCTATTATTCTTATGATTCCAAAGTAGTTGCCGATGTTGCTGCCCGTTATAAAACAGAGTATGCCAATTATTTTAAAAGGAAAAGCCTGGAAAAAACGGGAAGGGACTTTCTCAACGTTTTATATTCGAATGGTGTAGTGGCCGATGAAACCTCTCTTCCGGACGGTCAGTTTGTCAATGTGGTCAAAGGGAATGAGGTTTCCCTGGTGTCTAAAAACAAGATAATACGTACGGGGCAAATGGAGCAGG contains the following coding sequences:
- a CDS encoding TonB-dependent receptor; protein product: MNPIKKSLLFTLFLLCNFSFAQEKYTISGIVTDKRSNESLIGVNIIAPQLNEGVSTNEYGFYSLILPEGKHIIQVSYLGFITITREIELHSDMRLNFRLTEGSQQLDEVVVTEYSGQENISSPQMSVNELSINTIKKMPVILGETDILKSILLLPGVTNAGEAASGFNVRGGAADQNLILLDEATIYNSSHLYGFFSVFNPDAIKDIKLYKGGIPSRYGGRVSSVLEIFQKDGNSNNFHMNGGIGVLSSKLLAEGPIVKDKGSFLFAGRSSYAHLFLKFTDNENAAYFYDLNTKLSYRFNENNSILLSGYFGRDVISIRNSFKNTYGNSILNFRWNHLFSDKLFSNLSFIYSDYYYGLRLDFVQFNWDSGIQNFNLKYDFKHYINQDLKLRYGINGAYYKFNPGEVTPTGENSGANYRKLDNKYALESAAYLDVEHSFSERLKLQYGLRISSFYRLGQKNLNLYENNNPVIFNEDIGIYEKATPTGSQTKSRTKLIKTFTNLEPRASLSLKLSDNTALKASYNRMAQYLHLISNTSSPTPLDVWAPSGKYIKPQLLDQYALGYFRDFADNTFGLETEGFYKTIKNRIDYIDGADLIANNAIEQVILNGEARAYGLEFLLRKKKGRLQGWMSYTLSRSEQRTPPRTPRETGINHGEWYNTPYNKTHDFSLTGSYMFNKKLTMGLNFIAQSGQPVTYPDGYYEYQGVQFPSYSGRNDENLPAYHRLDLSLTYTPRPEKEKGWQSEWVFGIYNLYNRKNAASITFRQDRETARNEAVRLSIFGIVPSISYNFKF
- a CDS encoding FMN-binding glutamate synthase family protein, translated to MNSLPLFLGNIPWWGWVLIALVLIALRDIFVQKAHTISHNFPIVGHLRYFLESIGPELRQYLVANNREELPFNRIERGWIYASAKKENNYEGFGTDQDIYSHQYIFVNNALLPFKVTEGHPNYTDKYFLPCAKVMGEFRQRRKPFRPGSVINISAMSFGSLSAKAVESMNLGAMKAGAYHNTGEGGLSPYHSKGADVVFQFGTAYFGIRDKDGNFSMEKLKKLIEENPFVRAIEIKLSQGAKPGKGGVLPAKKITRQIADIRHVEMGKDVLSPVNHSAFSSIQELIDFVEKIAEETGLPVGIKAAIGKLDQWRELVALMKKTGKGPDFITIDGGEGGTGAAPPSFADHVSLPWIYAFSDVYSIFKEQDIADRIVFVASGKLGFPAKAAMAFAMGADCINVAREAMMSIGCIQAQSCHTNRCPSGVATQNKWLQSGINIPLKSDRLEQYFKTFRKEFLEVTHACGYEHPCQFTMDDVDVSIGDRNLTQTLAATYQYNKVKIPFESMQKLKECPYLGGKHKDAIHN
- a CDS encoding amidohydrolase, with the protein product MKKRFSLLLFCCCITGFAQSKLQKDIENIEPKIIEWRRHFHQNPELSNREFNTAKKIAEHLKGLGMEVQTEVAKTGVVGILKGKKPGKVIALRADIDALPVTERVDVPFKSTVQTEYLGEETGVMHACGHDTHTAILMGVAEVLAENNDFAGTVKFIFQPAEEGPPPGEEGGADLMVKEGVLKNPDVEAIFGLHISSLIDVGKIMYKPGGTMAAAQEFEIHVKGEQSHGSAPWTGVDPILVSAKIIDGLQSIISREMELTNEAAVITVGKISSGVRHNIIPETAEMLGTIRTLDYDMQKLLNRRMEEMVTTIAKAYKAEATINIDKGLPVTYNDPGLTAKTLPSLQEVAGEENVILTKAVTGAEDFSFFQEKIPGFYFFLGGKPLDKAPTQHHTPDFYIDESGMLLGVKAFTQIVFDYLGT